The window GCGAAGAACGTGTTGTCGGAGTCGACCAGGTTGTGTGTCGTCAGCACCTGATCGAGGTCGAGGCCCATGTCTTCGGCATAACGCCGCTCGGAGTCGTCGCGCGGCCAGAGCTTGCACTGGATCTCACCTCGCAGTGAAGCCATGGCACACGCCGCGGTGACCGCTTCCGGCGAGCCACCGATGCCGAACAGGATGTCGACCCCGCTGTCTTCCTTGGCGGTGGAGATCACGCCGGATATGTCCCCGTCACCGATGAGGGCGATCCTGGCACCCGACTCTCGCACCTGGCGCACGTAATCCTCGTTGCGCGGCCGGTCGAGGATGATCGCCGTCACGTCTGACAGCGACTTGCCCTTCGCCTTGGCGACCTGCTGGAGGTTGTGGGCGACCGGGGCCTCGATGTCGACCTGCCCGGCCGCCGTCTCGCCGACGGCGATCTTGTCCATGTACACGAGCTTGCCGGGGGCGTACATCGAGCCACGCTCTGCCAGAGCGATCACCGCAAGAGCCCCCGGCATCCCTCGTGCGGTGAGGCGTGTGCCGTCGACCGGGTCGACTGCCACGTCGACCTCCGGCTCGCTTCCGTTTCCCACCCGCTCGCCGTTGTAGAGCATCGGCGCCTCGTCCTTCTCGCCCTCGCCGATGACCACGATGCCGTCCATCTCGACGGTCGAGAGGACGGTACGCATGGCGTCGACGGCGGCCTGGTCGACTGCCTCCTTGTCGCCTCGTCCCTGGTACCTGGCGGCCGCCATGGCGGCCGCCTCGGTCACCCGGACCAGCTCGAGGGCGAGGTTTCTGTCCGGCTCGACACTCATGAGACCTCCACGATCATCGCCTCGCCCTGCCCGCCTCCACCGCACAGCGCGGCGCCGCCCATCCCGCCGCCGCGATGCCGCAGCGCGTTCACCAGGGTCACGAGTATGCGTGCCCCCGTCGCTCCGAGCGGGTGTCCGAGTGCTACCGCCCCTCCGTTCACGTTCACGATCGCCGGGTCGAGATCGAGCAGCTTGGCGGACCAAAGGGTCACGGCTGCGAAGGCCTCGTTGATCTCGACGAGGGCGAGGTCGCCCAACTCGACTCCGGCTCGCTTGGCAGCGATCTCCAGCGCCTGTGCGGGGCGCTCGTGGAGGGTGGCGTCCGGTCCCGCCGTCTGGCCGAACCCGAGGATCCGGGCCATCACCGGAAGTCCCGCCGCGTCGGCGGCTGCCCGGTCGGCGACGAGGAGGGCCGCCGCGCCGTCCGAGATCTGTGACGCGTTGCCGGCCGTGATCGAGCCACCCGGGCGGAAGGCGGGGCTCAGCGAGCCGAGGGACTCCGCCGTCGTGCCCGGGCGGATCCCTTCGTCGACCGTGACGGTGAGCGCCTCGCCCTTTCGTTGCCGGACTTCCACCGGGACGATCTCGGCGGCGAACTCGCCCGACTCGGTCGCTGCGAGGGCCCTGGCGTGACTCGCCGCCGCCCATGAGTCCTGCTCGGCCCGGCCGATGCCGAGGGCCTGGTTCTTGAGGTCGGACGACTCACCCATGGTGCAGTTGTCGAACGCACACCAGAGGCCGTCGTGCTGCATGCTGTCGACGAGGGTCGCGTCCCCGATCCGGAGGCCTCGACGCGCTCCGGGAAGGACGTAGGGGGCGTTCGTCATCGACTCCATCCCGCCGGCGACGACGAATCGGCTCTCGCCGAGCTGGACGTGGCGGGCCGCCTCGGCGACCGCCGTCATGCCTGAGAGGCACACCTTGTTGATCGTCGTCGCCGGCACCGTCATGGGCACACCCGCTCTCACGGCCGCTTGGCGGGCGGTGATCTGGCCCTGACCTGCCTGGATGACGTGACCGAACAGCACCTCGTCGACCTGACCCGGATCGAGTTCCGCACGCTCGAGGGCACCCCTGATGGCGGCCGCCCCGAGCTCGACCGCCGCCAGCGGGCTGAAGACTCCGTTGAATCGACCGATCGGCGTTCGTGCCACCGAGCAGATGACCGGCTCAGGCATGTGACTCCTCGTGTCCAACCGAATGCTACCGGCCCCCCGCCCCTTCCGTTCTTGCGTACCCCTGTCGCGTATGTGCGATGCGGGGGCGCCGGAACCGGTGGGCGCGGTCGCCCTTGGTCGACGCACGCGGCGCGCCAGCTACCGTTTCGGGAGTGCTCCCGTACAACATCGACCACGTCGCCATCGCGGTACGAGACCTCGAAGAGGCCGTCGAGCGTCACATGCAGCTCTACGGAGTCGAACCCCTCTCGACGGAGGTCGTCGAGAGCCAGGGCGTCATCGAGGCGATGATCCCGATCGGGGGCTCCTACGTGCAGCTCATCCAGCCGCTCGGGCCGGAGACGCCGGTCGGCCGATTCATCGAGAGACGCGGCGAAGGGCTCCACCATCTCGCATTTGCGGTCAGTGACATCGACGACGCCCTCAGGTCGCTCGCCGAGGCCGGGGCCGTTCTCGTGGACGAAGAGCCTCGGACCGGAGGGCGGGGCGCCCGGATCGCGTTCGTGCACCCGCGTACGATGGCCGGGACGCTCGTCGAGCTGGTGGAGTTGCCATGACGAGAGGCGCAGTTCAGATCTTGGGCGGTCCGACCGCCGACGAGGCCGCCGCCGTCTCGGCGGTCATCGCCAGGCTGCTCGACGAGGAGGCCGGGGCGAGGGCAACCCCGCCGCGGGTGCCGCGCCCTCCAACGTGGGTTCTCGCCTCCCAGAATCGCGAGCTGCCCGCCGCGGTGCCGCCGAGCTCGTACGACACTCTGGCCTGGGCGGAGCTCGACAGGATCGACGGCTCGTCCGAGTCCTGATGCTCAGCCGACGGCTGGGCTCGACTGGCGAACAGGCTCGTCGTGGTCCCGCTCCGCCGGCGAGGCGACCCGGAGCGTGAAGCAGAATCTCGACCCGGTCGGAAAGCGGGACTCGTGCCACAGGTCGCCGCCCATCGCCCTCGCCAGCTTGCGAGCGATCGGGAGGCCGAGGCCGAACCCGCGGTCGGAGCGGGAGTCGCCCTTCGTGAGCTGCTCGAAGTGCTCGAAGATCCGCTCCCTGTCGCCTTCCGGAACGCCCGGGCCGTTGTCCGCGACGACCACCTGGAACAGATCGCCGGTCTGCTCGCCTTCGACGAGTATCTGGTCGCCGCCATACTTTCGGGCGTTCTCGAGCAGGTTGCGGAGGATCTGCTTCGTCCGCACGTGGTCGGCGACGACCGTCACGTCGATCGGGATCGACACGCTGAATTCCTTGTCCGAGCCCTGGAACACGATCTCGCCTGTCTGATACGCCACCGACCGGACCGACAGGTCGGTCGGTTCGAGCCTCAGCTGACCCGCCTCGAGCCGCGGGATGACGAGGATGTCTTCGACGAGGTCGCCGAGGTGGGACGCCTCCCGCCCCATGATCATCAGGAACTCGTCGATCTCCACGGCGTCGATCTCGCTCCATGACTCGCGGAGTGTCTCGGCGAACCCCCCGATCGACGTGAGCGGGGTCCGCAACTCGTGGCTCACCATCGAGACGAACTCGTTCTTGAGCTGGGAAGCGCGTCGCTCGGACTCGAGGGCCTCCTGGTTGCGCCTGGCGGCGACGCGGAGCGCCCGGGCCGCGATGAACAGCATCTGGGTGGCCAAACCGAGGAACACCAGCGACGCCAACCCGTCCGCCAGCTCGGCCAACTCGTCGGGTGGAGCAAGATCGAAGGCCGGCACCCATTCACCGACCGGCGACACGAAGACGAATCCCAGCACGCTGATCAGGACGGCTCTGCGGAGAGGCAGGAGCAGGATCGAGGCAGTCAGGAGGTAGGCCACGGCAGCCGCCCCGATGGCGTTGGATTGGCCGCGGATGATTCCGACTGCGGTGACGACGACGAGGTCGATCACAAGCCGAGGGAGCGCCGAGACGCCTCGGGAGCGCGCCATGACGCCGTCGACCATCACGATGACGCCGGCGCCGATGACGTACGGCGATCCCGGCCAGCCGCTCGAGAAGCTGAAGAGCCCCAGGATCACGACCACGAGCCCGCCGACGGCACGCGTCGTGTTGAACGCACTGCGAACATCGATGTACGAGATCGGGGCGCGTGCCGCGGAGCGGCCTTCGGTGCCCACGCTGTTCACCTCAGTCGTATCGGATGGTGGGAAGCCACCCTTGACATTCAACACCACGCGCTCACCTTGCAACAGCCGCAGCGAGATCATTCAAGGCGTCGTCCGGGACGACGAGGTCGCCGTAGCCGGTTCCCACGGCGAGCCCAGGCTTGTAAGTCCCGTGGTAGTCGGAGCCCCCCGTCGCCGCGATCCCGAGGTGGGCGCACACCTCCGCCAAGTGGGCGCGCAGCTCGCCCGGGTACTCGGGGTAATAGGCCTCGATGCCCGCCAGTCCCGCCTCGGCCAGCTCGACGAACGCCGATCGGTAGTCCTCGGCGGCCACGCCGAGCGTGTGCGGGTGGGCGATCACGGGGGCCGCCCCCGATGCCCGAGCGAGGCTGATCGCCTCGTGGGCGTCGAGCCGCTCTCTCGAGATGTATCCAGGTCGGCCGGCGGCCAGGTAACGGTCGAAGGCGTCTGCCATGTCGACGGCGTAGCCCTTGCGCACGAGAACGGCAGCGAAGTGAGGCCGACCGATCCCATGCCCGCCCGCCTCTTCGACCACCTCGGCGAACCTCACGTCGAGGCCGAGTTGGGCGAGTCGGTCGGCGATTTGCTCGTTGCGGCTCGCCCTCGCTTGCTGGAGCCACACCAGTCGGTCCTGCAACGGGCCCGGTCCCGGTTCGAGGAAGTACACGAGCATGTGCATCGCACCTGTGTCCCACACGACGGACAGCTCGGTGCCGGCGACGAACCTGACCCCTGCTGCCTCGGCGGCGGTGCGCCCTTCCGAGATGCCGTCGAGGTTGTCGTGATCGGTGAGCGCGATGGCGCTGAGCCCGATGCGCCGGGCGGCCTCGACGATCGCGGCCGGCGAATCGGTTCCATCGGAGAACGTCGAGTGCAGGTGGAGGTCGACCGGCACCTCAGAGGGCGGACACGAAGCGGAGGCTCTCGGTGTCGGAGCCGCCGCCGAAGATCAGCGTGGTGACCCAGACAAGCAGCGCGAAGGCGGCCGCCCAGATGAGGATCCTCTTGCCCGTGGTGAAGATCCGCCTGCGGCGCTCCGCCTTCAGCTCCTCTGCAGCCTTCAGCTCGCGATTCGCTCTCTGGCGGGCGCGTTTGTCGGTTGCCATCGGGCCGGATGATAGAGCGGACGGGTATGGCTTTTCGATGTCGTGCCCCGTCCCGTGTCACGATCCGTCGATCGTCACCGCCTCGATGTACAGGGTCTCGAGGGGGACGCTCGTCTCGCCCTGAACGTTCGGCGCCAGCGGGATCTGGGCGATGACGGCGAGGACGTCCTCGCCAGCGATCACCTTGCCGAAGATGCTGTAGCTCAGGGTGAGCCCGGCGTCGTCGAGCATGATGAAGAACTGGGAGCCCGTGGTGCCGGCACCCGCATTCGCCATCGCGACGACGCCGCGTTCGTACGTGAAGTCGGGAGATGGGTACTCGTCGGGGATGGAGTACCCCGGTCCTCCGAGCCCGGTTGCCGTCGGATCGCCGCCCTGCATGATGAAGCCGGGAACGATGCGGTGCGACACCGTGCCGTCGAAGTAGCCACGCGACGCCAGGAAGACGAAGGAGTTGACGGTGGCGGGTGCCAGCGACGGATTGAGCTCGACGACGATCTCGCCGCACGACGTCGCGATGGTGGCCGTTGGATGGCTCTCGAGCGGTATGCCCATGTCATCCGGCGACGAGAACGTCATTCTCTCGACTGCTGCAGGTGCCTCGGCGCCGCACGCCGTCGTCCTGGCGCGGAACTCGTCGTAGTCCGACGGGATCAGGGGGATCTCCGGCACCGTGTCCGGCGGTGGTCGGGTGGTCGTCGGGGCGGCGCTTTCGCCACACCCACCCGCCAGGAGGGTGAGCGCCACCGCGATCATGGCGAGCCTCGACATGGGCGCGGATGGTAGGAGGGGACGGGCGGTACGACCCCTGGCCGGGTGAGGGGTGGATGCCCGACCCACCGGTACACTCGGCGGCAGCGTGGCCAGAATCGTTCAGAAGTATGGCGGAACGTCGGTCGCCGACGCCGATCGCATCCGCGCTGTCGCTCGGCGCGTCGCCGAAACCCACGAGGCGGGCCACGAGGTGGTGGTCGTCGTGTCCGCCATGGGCCACACGACGGACGAGCTGATTTCGCTGGCGGCGGACGTGAGCCCCCGTCACCACCCACGCGAGATGGACATGTTGCTCACCGCAGGGGAGCGCATCTCGATGGCCCTGTGCGCCATGGCCCTCGGCGACCTGGGGGTTCCGGCGACGAGCCTCACCGGTTCTCAGGCGGGAATCCTCACCACATCGGTGCACGGCCAGGCGGAGATCCTCGAGATCAGAGCCGAACGGGTCCTCGACGGCCTCGCAGCCGGCAAGGTCGTCATCGTTGCCGGGTTCCAGGGCGTCGACCCCGTCGCCAAGGAGATCACGACGCTGGGGAGAGGCGGCTCGGACGCAACCGCCGTCGCCCTCGCCGCCGCTCTCTCCGCCGACATGTGCGAGATCTACACCGACGTCGACGGCGTGTACACGGCCGATCCTCGAGTCGTACCCGATGCCAGGAAGCTCGACGAGGTGTCGTTCGAGGAGATGCTCGAGCTTGCCGGCAACGGCGCAGCAGTGTTGATGGCGCGTTCGGTGGAGTTCGGCCGGCG is drawn from Acidimicrobiia bacterium and contains these coding sequences:
- a CDS encoding HAMP domain-containing sensor histidine kinase; amino-acid sequence: MGTEGRSAARAPISYIDVRSAFNTTRAVGGLVVVILGLFSFSSGWPGSPYVIGAGVIVMVDGVMARSRGVSALPRLVIDLVVVTAVGIIRGQSNAIGAAAVAYLLTASILLLPLRRAVLISVLGFVFVSPVGEWVPAFDLAPPDELAELADGLASLVFLGLATQMLFIAARALRVAARRNQEALESERRASQLKNEFVSMVSHELRTPLTSIGGFAETLRESWSEIDAVEIDEFLMIMGREASHLGDLVEDILVIPRLEAGQLRLEPTDLSVRSVAYQTGEIVFQGSDKEFSVSIPIDVTVVADHVRTKQILRNLLENARKYGGDQILVEGEQTGDLFQVVVADNGPGVPEGDRERIFEHFEQLTKGDSRSDRGFGLGLPIARKLARAMGGDLWHESRFPTGSRFCFTLRVASPAERDHDEPVRQSSPAVG
- a CDS encoding PHP domain-containing protein, with amino-acid sequence MPVDLHLHSTFSDGTDSPAAIVEAARRIGLSAIALTDHDNLDGISEGRTAAEAAGVRFVAGTELSVVWDTGAMHMLVYFLEPGPGPLQDRLVWLQQARASRNEQIADRLAQLGLDVRFAEVVEEAGGHGIGRPHFAAVLVRKGYAVDMADAFDRYLAAGRPGYISRERLDAHEAISLARASGAAPVIAHPHTLGVAAEDYRSAFVELAEAGLAGIEAYYPEYPGELRAHLAEVCAHLGIAATGGSDYHGTYKPGLAVGTGYGDLVVPDDALNDLAAAVAR
- a CDS encoding acetyl-CoA C-acyltransferase, which codes for MPEPVICSVARTPIGRFNGVFSPLAAVELGAAAIRGALERAELDPGQVDEVLFGHVIQAGQGQITARQAAVRAGVPMTVPATTINKVCLSGMTAVAEAARHVQLGESRFVVAGGMESMTNAPYVLPGARRGLRIGDATLVDSMQHDGLWCAFDNCTMGESSDLKNQALGIGRAEQDSWAAASHARALAATESGEFAAEIVPVEVRQRKGEALTVTVDEGIRPGTTAESLGSLSPAFRPGGSITAGNASQISDGAAALLVADRAAADAAGLPVMARILGFGQTAGPDATLHERPAQALEIAAKRAGVELGDLALVEINEAFAAVTLWSAKLLDLDPAIVNVNGGAVALGHPLGATGARILVTLVNALRHRGGGMGGAALCGGGGQGEAMIVEVS
- a CDS encoding peptidylprolyl isomerase, with the protein product MSRLAMIAVALTLLAGGCGESAAPTTTRPPPDTVPEIPLIPSDYDEFRARTTACGAEAPAAVERMTFSSPDDMGIPLESHPTATIATSCGEIVVELNPSLAPATVNSFVFLASRGYFDGTVSHRIVPGFIMQGGDPTATGLGGPGYSIPDEYPSPDFTYERGVVAMANAGAGTTGSQFFIMLDDAGLTLSYSIFGKVIAGEDVLAVIAQIPLAPNVQGETSVPLETLYIEAVTIDGS
- the mce gene encoding methylmalonyl-CoA epimerase, translating into MLPYNIDHVAIAVRDLEEAVERHMQLYGVEPLSTEVVESQGVIEAMIPIGGSYVQLIQPLGPETPVGRFIERRGEGLHHLAFAVSDIDDALRSLAEAGAVLVDEEPRTGGRGARIAFVHPRTMAGTLVELVELP
- the glpX gene encoding class II fructose-bisphosphatase; translation: MSVEPDRNLALELVRVTEAAAMAAARYQGRGDKEAVDQAAVDAMRTVLSTVEMDGIVVIGEGEKDEAPMLYNGERVGNGSEPEVDVAVDPVDGTRLTARGMPGALAVIALAERGSMYAPGKLVYMDKIAVGETAAGQVDIEAPVAHNLQQVAKAKGKSLSDVTAIILDRPRNEDYVRQVRESGARIALIGDGDISGVISTAKEDSGVDILFGIGGSPEAVTAACAMASLRGEIQCKLWPRDDSERRYAEDMGLDLDQVLTTHNLVDSDNTFFAATGVTTGELLDGVEFLGTQIRTHSLVMRSRTGTVRFVNALHRVEWIDAVGAVGIE
- a CDS encoding aspartate kinase, which translates into the protein MARIVQKYGGTSVADADRIRAVARRVAETHEAGHEVVVVVSAMGHTTDELISLAADVSPRHHPREMDMLLTAGERISMALCAMALGDLGVPATSLTGSQAGILTTSVHGQAEILEIRAERVLDGLAAGKVVIVAGFQGVDPVAKEITTLGRGGSDATAVALAAALSADMCEIYTDVDGVYTADPRVVPDARKLDEVSFEEMLELAGNGAAVLMARSVEFGRRYDIPIHVRSAFHDGEGTWVKEDTMEEAIIRGVAHDTSEAKLTVHGVPDKPGVAAALFEPLAAAGVNVDMIVQNVSIDGVTDISFTVPKTHADRAREVAGAALEGVGVGGIDVNNAIGKVSLVGAGMKSELGIAARMFRILSESGINIEMISTSPIRISCVVREHDVDEAVRRLHEGFDPPVAPVKES